The Oscarella lobularis chromosome 4, ooOscLobu1.1, whole genome shotgun sequence nucleotide sequence TTTTTTTTCGTGCAAAGTGGGGTGCATGCAGTTCGGCCTTTTTCCCCGGTTTAGCTTGCCTTTTTACCTTGAAGGACGTAGCGAGATATGACGAGACGTTGGATTTGCGACGTTCCTTCATAAATCTACAAGAATCATTTCACATCTGGGAAACGCACTAGCCTCCGTTGATTTTTACCTGAAATATTTTCGCATCGCGCATGAGTTTCTCGACAGGATACTCCGAATTGAAGCCCGCACCGCCAAAAACCTACAGTAGCATCAACACTGACGACAGAAATGATAAATCTGAGCACAATAATACCTGCACAGCATCACTAGCCGATTTGTTGCAGACGTCCGAAGCAAACGCCTTGGCAATTGAAGCATAGTACGTCCCCTGCGGACTTCCCTGAATAAAACTAATAAATAGATATATCACAAAACGCCTGCAAATTCGCACCCGATCAACTTCCCAGGCCGATTTGAGTGTTATCGTTCTCGCCGTTTCCACTCCAATAGCCATGTCGGCGAGCATAAAAGACACGCCTTGATAGTTAGCTATCGGTTGCCCGAATGCCTTTCTCTCGACCGCATAAGCActcgcttcgtcgagagcCCTCTGCGCAAGCCCAACGGCACCGCACGCAACAAATGGACGTGTCTTATCGAAGGCTCCCATGGCGATTTTGAATCCGATGCCAGGACGACCGAGAAcgttctaaaaagaaaacgtctttgCTGACGAGCTTCTACGGGTCTCCCGATCAAACCTCATTTggtacgacgacgtcctcAAATTTGACTCCTGCAGTATTGGAAGCTCTCTGTCCCATGTTTGCTTCCTAGGTTGAACGAAATGACGTTGGCTCCCGCAGCACTTGCGCTTTGCAACGCACCTTTCGCCCTTTGGTGATACCAGGAGTGTCGGCGTTGACAATAAAACCAGTAAATGCTTCTCCAGCTTTCTTTGTTGGATCTGTCTTAGCCAGCACAAAGTACCTACAAAATGCTTGGAAATGAGCTAATACGAAGATTGGTGGCAAAGAAAGCGGCACCAATCAGCGACGCCCCCGTTGGTAATCCACATCTTCTCTCCATTAATTACCCACTAGCAACGAAGCGTCGTTATCTCGTAGAAATGACTTCAAATCGATTCACCTCATCGCCTTTCTTGACGGCCTTGGTGGCAATACCAGCCACGTCAGATCCGGCTCCAGGCTCAGTAACACAGTATCCCTTTGTAGCCACGCAACAAAAAGGTAGCAAAAGAGCAAAAATTTTCACCAGACAATTTCTACCACGTTAATTGGCTCCTCTATCGTCCATCCCAagtattttttcttctgttcatCATTGCCAGCCAAGATGACAGGTGCTTCCTGAACAGAGCTACAATAGACtgggaaaaagaaaacgatccaCCGCTGATCCTACACCAAGTCCATTCGTCCCTATGGCGGTAGATATTCCAGAGCATCCCCACGCCAGTTCTTCTCCAATAAGGCAGGAATCAAATATTCCCAGGCCCTGACCTCCTGAGtaggaaaataaaaaactttgagagagaaaaagagagagagaaagaagaagaccttACCGTACTTTTCGGGAACATTGAGATTCATAAGTCCTAATTCCCAAGCCTTTTTGATGAGTTCCGTGGGGTACTGTCAGAAAGAAGGCAATGGCGACGGTCTTATGGACGCGTCGTGAAATGCTCTTGCCTCTCCCTTTCTGTCGTAGTAGGCCGCTTGAGGCGCGATTTCCTCTCGCGCAAATTTACGAGCCATTTCTTGGATCTGAATCTGATCGTCAGTGAGAGCTGGGGCGAGCggagaaaacgttcaaaaaaagCACACACGCTATAGACGATTCTACTTAGGTTGTATCCTTTTGCtcccgcggcggcggcagcggcggaagcggcatcggagaaacgacgactgcAACGAACCCAAGCGAATGCGTCGCTCACGACGCCTCTCGAATGCTGGCCACAAAACAGCAGTCAACGACGAACGCATTTACGAGTAACGATCGCGTCACCTTTGCGAACATGgctttcgttcgcttttgtCTGCTTTCGTCCCTTCACCTCTGACCTGCAAACGCCCGGACAACAAATTCTGTACTGCCGCCGTCCCccgtcgtccgtcgtcgcccACGTACGGACGCGCCCCGAAATAATAAATGTCGGCGGTCAATTTTCGCGTCGAGCCCGTTCGTTCGCTCGGCTGCGCCACGCTCAGAGTCTCGCAATGCAATCAATTGCATCAGGCCGTGCGATTCCCGTCACTGGATGCCGCCGAATCGCTGCTGTGGCACGACGGGAGTTCCGTTTGGACGTGCGACCTGAAAtcgatgccgtcgacgaggcgtGCCGACGTCGATGGCGTTTCGTCAGTGAGCTGGAGTGGCGACGGGAAATACGCGTCGTGCACGGCTGCCGAAGAGGGCGAAGCGATAGTGTGGAAAGTGGAGTCCGGCGAATTCGTGAAAATTGCCTGTAAAAagttgatttcgtcgccCCTGTACTCGACGTGGCATCCGAGTCGAcctctcgtcgccgttctgTCGTCTCGCGGGGttctcgacgtttttcgcgtGACAGATGCCGACGACTCGGTTGAAACGATTTTTCACAGCGATTGCGCAGGTCGTGCCGtttggaaagacgacgaatcgtcgtcccTTTACGTTGCCGAGAGGGAACGCTATCTATGCCTCGTCCCAATTGAGGTGGACGGGGACGCGAGCGTCAAAGAACTGGCGACGTTTGACTCAGCCATACGAAGTCTCGTCGCCCTCGATTCGAAAAGAGTCGCCTTGACAACAGATCAAGAACTCAATCCGACGGATTCGTGCAATCTCTTTGACGTCAACCTGCCACTGCCGCCTGTTCGACGTTCAGATCcagacgacgttcttcggCCAACGGACGACAATGTGAGACATTCAATGACTCGCTTTCAAAGGAGGAAACACTCAGCATCAAGCGCAATCCTCGCTGTCGTTTCCGTGATAAACGATGAAACGGCCGCCAAAGTTTGCGGTCAATGCCCCTTACCGGGTGTTTTGACGCCGGATTTACTTTGCTTTGATTCCCGTCGGAATCACTTCGTTTGCGGTAGCAATACTCTTCATATTCTATACGTTGTTCAGCTGACGACAGGTGTGGCAgcggcaccggcggcggcaacagTGGTACCGGTAGGGGGCATTAAACTGGAACTCATATCAAAGATCACACTAGACAAATTGGAAAGGCCCAAGGGCTTATTGTGTTTGTCGTCTCAAGTGGGCTCTCTGATCATGGTCGGAAAATTTGCTGATACGATTTCAATGACATCTGTCTCAACGTCGCCATTCGTGGAGTATGATGTGCACTTGGCAAAGGTTGCAGTTGCAAtgacggaggaggagggatTGGAAAAATTGATTCCTCATGtaaacggcggcggcggcggcggcggcggcggcggcggcggcggcggcgagggACAGCTGAAACTTCCAGGGGGTCGGGAAGGACCAACGGTGCCTTTGATTGTCGAATTGCCTTCGCCGCAAGGTGTTGACAAAGATTATGATGAtaatgacgatgacgatgtcCATATGACTCAAAGAGAGCTTATCGAAGTGAAGGAAACGTTGCGGGCTCAGTCTCGCGAAATTCAGATTCTGAAAAACCGGCTCGACGGCATGCTGACTTCATCCTCATCGTTATATCCCACCATGGACGAGGCTGAGCTGATGGAGATTATTTGCTGCAATTTGCCCGAAGGGAGtaaacagaagaagaagaaaaaaagttttcTTCTTGATGCTGGCCGACTGAAGCTTGACGTTATTCTACAAGCGTTTGAACTATTTCGAGCAGAAATTGTCATTGGTAGCGCAATGGTTCCTCTTACTGCAGACGAAAGCGGATATGTCCCTCTTCAGTTTAAAAAGGGTCAAGTAATTTTCATACGAGCAGTTGAaactataaataaaaaaatcagtgAATGAAAATGACAGTGAGTTGGTCAAAAACCTTCATAAATTAATTGCCAGAACCCAACGGACTATTCTCGCGTGGGCGAAGGTGATCCTTTCTAAGGAGAAAGTCGCGAACCCgcaattgaaaaaaaggTGCTTATTAGCCCAGTCGCCAGACTACAGTACATCCGCCAGAACGGCCACCGGGCACACTAACGCAGGCGATATCAAAGAGTACGGGGTGTCTCATTCCTATATTTCTACACCGAATAGCTAGCTACATAATAATTCATGCAAACATTCACTTTTAGCTACATACACGTATACACCACACACGGACATAGACACGAGTGCAAACCTGGTACAGCAGATTATAGTGAAATGCAGCAGCGGAGCTATttctcgtcaacgtcttTCACCTCCATGGCAttgcctttcttctttttcttaccgtcTTCCTTGTTTTTCTTGCCAAGG carries:
- the LOC136186024 gene encoding medium-chain specific acyl-CoA dehydrogenase, mitochondrial-like — its product is MFAKHSRGVVSDAFAWVRCSRRFSDAASAAAAAAGAKGYNLTLTDDQIQIQEMARKFAREEIAPQAAYYDRKGEYPTELIKKAWELGLMNLNVPEKYGGQGLGIFDSCLIGEELAWGCSGISTAIGTNGLGEAPVILAGNDEQKKKYLGWTIEEPINVGYCVTEPGAGSDVAGIATKAVKKGDEWVINGEKMWITNGGVADWYFVLAKTDPTKKAGEAFTGFIVNADTPGITKGRKEANMGQRASNTAGVKFEDVVVPNENVLGRPGIGFKIAMGAFDKTRPFVACGAVGLAQRALDEASAYAVERKAFGQPIANYQGVSFMLADMAIGVETARTITLKSAWEVDRGSPQGTYYASIAKAFASDVCNKSASDAVQVFGGAGFNSEYPVEKLMRDAKIFQIYEGTSQIQRLVISRYVLQGKKAS
- the LOC136186021 gene encoding WD repeat and coiled-coil-containing protein-like gives rise to the protein MSAVNFRVEPVRSLGCATLRVSQCNQLHQAVRFPSLDAAESLLWHDGSSVWTCDLKSMPSTRRADVDGVSSVSWSGDGKYASCTAAEEGEAIVWKVESGEFVKIACKKLISSPLYSTWHPSRPLVAVLSSRGVLDVFRVTDADDSVETIFHSDCAGRAVWKDDESSSLYVAERERYLCLVPIEVDGDASVKELATFDSAIRSLVALDSKRVALTTDQELNPTDSCNLFDVNLPLPPVRRSDPDDVLRPTDDNVRHSMTRFQRRKHSASSAILAVVSVINDETAAKVCGQCPLPGVLTPDLLCFDSRRNHFVCGSNTLHILYVVQLTTGVAAAPAAATVVPVGGIKLELISKITLDKLERPKGLLCLSSQVGSLIMVGKFADTISMTSVSTSPFVEYDVHLAKVAVAMTEEEGLEKLIPHVNGGGGGGGGGGGGGGEGQLKLPGGREGPTVPLIVELPSPQGVDKDYDDNDDDDVHMTQRELIEVKETLRAQSREIQILKNRLDGMLTSSSSLYPTMDEAELMEIICCNLPEGSKQKKKKKSFLLDAGRLKLDVILQAFELFRAEIVIGSAMVPLTADESGYVPLQFKKGQVIFIRAVETINKKISE